Proteins from a single region of Pseudomonas quebecensis:
- a CDS encoding trypsin-like serine peptidase, translating into MLFRSRIPALLFALQCIAGHGHARDLADGLANQAPSVALQNHDQRYALWSGIGRLKNAIGQTCNAVLLNTRNRRNEAVGPAYVLTSGHCVFFSYGSARISLPIDADITFMYFHDTPSQHKTFRIKTAHWSSMVGTDLAILELDQSLATLIADGIMPLKLAATYQYAGERDVVNVGSPSGFRQKGLRMSACKESSTGDFVEHPGVFPGALKNRCSDLQYGSSGSPMLDRHTNEVTSIVSKVSAVITKDLLANCQNISACEAAKFNYSYPAHGLLHCFVDGVFTNNTKDCQLKSVEITLEEPWNLPPFVHMQQGEAGQRIWPTWNIRFSTQDPFYRFKTTDSVKACRAIDGYHPAVASPDAYINQAIGPALGAHVLCIIGLATRNQPLTPALLHNAFTHAVFLTPATPAPQVSLIYRINWNIPHTEFMHYYAYVEPSAASCAGSYDPRYAPTGDSITYHAAQLPITVCSYARDVAGQPSATRTDVIDQSTHCPVLQPAQASPRR; encoded by the coding sequence ATGTTGTTCCGCTCCCGCATCCCCGCCCTACTGTTTGCGCTGCAATGTATTGCCGGCCATGGCCATGCCAGGGATCTGGCAGACGGACTGGCCAACCAGGCTCCCTCCGTGGCATTGCAGAACCACGACCAACGCTATGCGCTGTGGTCCGGTATCGGCCGTTTGAAAAACGCTATCGGGCAGACCTGCAACGCAGTCCTGCTCAACACTCGTAACCGGCGAAACGAAGCCGTTGGTCCGGCCTATGTGCTGACCAGCGGACACTGCGTGTTCTTCAGCTACGGTTCGGCACGTATCAGCCTGCCGATAGACGCCGACATCACCTTCATGTACTTCCACGATACCCCCAGTCAGCACAAGACCTTTCGCATCAAAACGGCTCATTGGAGCAGCATGGTCGGCACCGACCTGGCGATCCTCGAACTGGATCAATCGCTGGCAACGCTCATCGCTGACGGGATCATGCCGCTCAAGCTCGCCGCGACCTACCAGTACGCCGGAGAGCGCGACGTGGTCAACGTAGGTTCCCCGAGCGGGTTCCGCCAGAAGGGCTTGCGCATGAGCGCCTGCAAGGAGTCATCGACAGGCGATTTTGTCGAACATCCTGGCGTCTTCCCCGGCGCATTGAAAAACCGCTGCAGCGACCTTCAGTACGGCAGTTCCGGCAGCCCGATGCTGGATCGCCATACAAACGAAGTCACCAGCATCGTCAGCAAGGTCTCGGCGGTCATCACAAAAGACCTTCTCGCCAATTGCCAGAATATCTCAGCTTGTGAAGCCGCCAAGTTCAACTACAGCTATCCGGCCCACGGCCTGCTGCATTGTTTCGTCGATGGGGTGTTCACCAACAACACCAAGGATTGTCAGCTCAAATCCGTCGAAATAACCCTGGAGGAGCCCTGGAACCTGCCCCCGTTCGTCCATATGCAGCAGGGTGAGGCCGGGCAGCGCATCTGGCCTACCTGGAATATCCGGTTCTCCACTCAAGACCCGTTCTATCGATTCAAGACCACCGACAGTGTCAAAGCTTGCCGAGCCATCGACGGCTACCACCCCGCGGTTGCTTCGCCGGACGCCTATATCAACCAGGCCATAGGCCCGGCGCTCGGCGCGCATGTGTTGTGCATCATCGGTCTCGCAACTCGCAACCAGCCGCTGACACCCGCCTTGCTGCACAACGCGTTTACGCATGCAGTGTTCCTGACCCCTGCGACGCCAGCGCCGCAGGTCAGCCTGATTTACCGGATAAACTGGAACATCCCTCACACAGAGTTCATGCATTATTACGCCTACGTCGAGCCCTCAGCCGCATCCTGCGCAGGCAGCTACGACCCACGCTACGCGCCGACTGGCGACAGCATTACCTACCACGCCGCGCAGCTCCCAATCACCGTGTGCAGCTATGCGCGCGACGTGGCTGGCCAACCTTCGGCGACCCGCACGGATGTGATCGATCAATCAACGCATTGTCCCGTGCTGCAGCCGGCCCAAGCATCGCCTCGCCGCTGA
- a CDS encoding M3 family metallopeptidase — protein MLKTNPLLLPYELPPFQAIQVEHLVPAVQAIIAENHLATAAIINSQAPFPTWDDLVLAVDELEARLEETLGIIQLLGSTHRAPAWHESIFRCHALAEQYKHDRARNAALYRLYRQLADSPIAALFNQQRQCALRKALRHFHFAGLDLALDQQVKLRDLNDQISQWQHEFLERVDDSNKAWSKHIEDSALLSGLSPAALISMQAAAQASGLPGWLLTLSDHTYQEVMTYADNRALRQEMMTAYYSRASGTASDGSRDGNEPVLTLLLEDRHEKARLLGYPNFAQLALADQMADTPEQVVRFLRQQIEQARSTFTRDAEQLEHYAQQHGITGTRPWDHDYFAQKIREDIAGISQSALREYFPWENVLQHLRSLVQMLMGVELLEQSTADTWHTDVRVFEVREYAQPLGYLFVDPYRREGKSEPGATVGLRNRRISTEGRPRHPIAVLSIGLSPPTDTQPCLLDHLQLRVLLHEFGHCCQHLLTAAPYRTISGVGQLAHDTSEFVSQVFEQFCFEASFLTWLSGHFQSGQPLPQALASRVTRYVQTQTSWETASLLLTAWVDLELHRAHGDGQTPDQVFTRVNAEIGHLQWPEDARPVNSFEQLVGDYGARIYSYRWSGVLAARAFARFKRDGLFNPATAQAFRAAFITYGDDGSLISALASFVGNRESARI, from the coding sequence ATGCTCAAAACCAATCCGCTGTTGCTACCTTATGAGCTACCGCCCTTCCAAGCCATACAGGTAGAGCACTTGGTGCCCGCCGTGCAGGCGATCATCGCCGAGAACCACCTCGCCACGGCAGCGATCATCAACAGCCAAGCCCCCTTCCCGACCTGGGACGACCTCGTACTGGCCGTGGATGAGCTGGAAGCGCGCCTGGAAGAAACCCTCGGCATCATTCAACTGCTCGGCTCCACGCACCGGGCTCCGGCTTGGCACGAGTCTATCTTTCGCTGTCATGCCCTGGCAGAGCAGTACAAACATGACCGGGCACGGAACGCCGCGCTGTATCGGCTTTATCGTCAGCTCGCCGACAGCCCGATTGCGGCTCTTTTCAACCAGCAACGTCAATGTGCCCTCCGTAAAGCTTTGCGTCACTTCCACTTCGCCGGTCTTGATCTCGCCCTCGACCAGCAAGTAAAACTGCGCGACTTGAATGACCAGATCAGTCAATGGCAGCACGAGTTCCTGGAGCGCGTGGACGATTCAAACAAGGCCTGGAGCAAGCACATCGAAGACAGCGCCCTGTTGAGCGGCCTGTCCCCTGCCGCCCTGATATCAATGCAGGCAGCGGCGCAAGCCAGCGGCCTTCCGGGTTGGCTGTTGACCCTTTCCGATCACACTTATCAAGAGGTCATGACCTACGCCGACAATCGGGCGTTGCGTCAGGAAATGATGACGGCCTACTACAGCCGCGCTTCAGGCACCGCGTCTGATGGTTCCAGAGACGGCAACGAGCCGGTGCTGACTCTGCTGCTTGAAGATCGCCACGAAAAAGCCCGCCTGCTTGGCTATCCCAATTTTGCCCAGTTAGCACTGGCCGATCAGATGGCGGATACACCCGAGCAAGTGGTCAGATTTTTACGCCAGCAAATTGAACAAGCGCGAAGTACTTTTACCCGCGATGCCGAGCAGCTTGAGCACTATGCCCAGCAGCACGGAATCACAGGCACGCGCCCCTGGGACCATGATTACTTCGCGCAGAAAATCCGCGAGGATATCGCGGGTATCTCTCAGTCGGCGTTGCGCGAGTACTTTCCATGGGAGAACGTATTACAGCATTTGCGCAGCCTGGTGCAGATGCTCATGGGCGTTGAGCTCCTGGAGCAAAGCACCGCCGATACATGGCATACCGATGTCCGCGTATTTGAAGTCAGGGAATATGCGCAGCCCCTCGGATACTTGTTTGTCGACCCCTATCGCCGTGAGGGAAAATCAGAGCCTGGGGCGACCGTGGGCTTGCGCAACCGCCGAATCAGCACCGAAGGGCGTCCCCGCCATCCCATTGCAGTATTGAGCATTGGGTTGTCGCCTCCCACCGACACCCAGCCTTGCCTGCTCGATCATTTGCAACTCAGGGTGCTGTTGCATGAATTCGGTCACTGTTGCCAGCACCTATTGACCGCCGCGCCGTATCGGACCATTTCAGGTGTCGGTCAACTGGCTCACGACACCTCGGAGTTCGTCAGCCAGGTTTTCGAGCAGTTCTGCTTTGAAGCGTCATTCCTAACCTGGTTATCAGGCCATTTTCAAAGCGGGCAGCCATTACCGCAGGCGCTCGCCAGCAGAGTAACTCGCTATGTGCAGACTCAGACCAGCTGGGAAACTGCCAGCCTTTTACTGACCGCGTGGGTCGACCTGGAGCTGCACCGTGCCCATGGCGACGGGCAAACACCTGATCAGGTGTTCACCCGTGTCAACGCAGAAATAGGCCACCTTCAATGGCCTGAAGATGCTCGGCCGGTCAACAGCTTCGAACAACTGGTCGGGGACTATGGCGCCAGAATCTATTCCTACCGATGGTCCGGTGTACTGGCTGCCCGGGCGTTTGCGCGATTCAAACGCGATGGGTTGTTCAACCCCGCCACTGCACAAGCATTCCGCGCTGCGTTCATCACGTATGGCGATGACGGATCGCTGATAAGTGCGCTGGCAAGTTTTGTCGGCAACCGGGAGTCCGCGAGAATTTGA
- a CDS encoding MFS transporter, with product MDNSNTLPAGSAAVPTKERTTTSRIKSIFSGSVGNMVEWYDWYVYAAFSLYFAKAFFPKGDTTAQLLNTAAIFAVGFLMRPIGGWLMGLYADYKGRKAALMASVLLMCFGSLIIALSPGYETIGVGAPILLVFARLLQGLSVGGEYGTSATYLSEMATKERRGFFSSFQYVTLISGQLIALAVLIVLQQVLTTEQLYDWGWRIPFAIGALCAVVALYLRRGMEETESFTKKEKAKESAMRTLLRHPKELMTVVGLTMGGTLAFYTYTTYMQKYLVNTVGMSISDSTTISAATLFLFMCLQPIVGGLSDKVGRRPILIAFGILGTLFTVPILSTLHTIQTWWGAFFLIMAALIIVSGYTSINAVVKAELFPTEIRALGVGLPYALTVSIFGGTAEYIALWFKSIGMETGYYWYVTACIAVSLVVYVTMKDTRKHSRITTD from the coding sequence ATGGATAACTCCAACACCCTGCCTGCAGGGTCGGCAGCCGTGCCGACCAAAGAACGCACCACCACCAGCCGGATCAAATCGATCTTCAGCGGCTCGGTGGGCAACATGGTCGAGTGGTATGACTGGTATGTCTATGCCGCCTTCTCGCTGTACTTCGCCAAAGCCTTTTTCCCTAAAGGCGACACCACCGCCCAATTACTCAATACCGCCGCGATCTTCGCCGTGGGCTTCCTGATGCGCCCGATCGGCGGCTGGCTGATGGGTTTGTATGCAGACTACAAAGGTCGCAAGGCCGCGCTGATGGCCTCGGTACTGCTGATGTGCTTCGGCTCGCTGATCATCGCCCTCAGCCCCGGCTACGAAACCATTGGTGTCGGTGCACCGATCCTGCTGGTATTTGCTCGCCTGCTGCAGGGCTTATCGGTGGGTGGCGAATACGGCACCTCGGCCACCTACCTGAGTGAAATGGCAACCAAGGAACGCCGGGGCTTCTTCTCCAGCTTCCAGTACGTGACCCTGATCTCCGGCCAGCTCATCGCGCTGGCGGTATTGATCGTGCTGCAACAAGTGCTCACCACCGAGCAACTCTACGACTGGGGCTGGCGTATCCCGTTCGCCATCGGCGCCCTGTGTGCCGTGGTCGCGCTGTACCTGCGTCGCGGCATGGAAGAAACCGAGTCGTTCACCAAGAAGGAAAAAGCCAAGGAAAGCGCCATGCGCACCTTGCTGCGGCACCCCAAGGAACTGATGACCGTGGTCGGCCTGACCATGGGCGGCACCCTGGCGTTCTACACCTACACCACCTACATGCAGAAATACCTGGTGAACACCGTCGGCATGAGCATTTCCGACTCCACCACCATCTCGGCGGCGACGCTGTTTCTGTTCATGTGCCTGCAACCTATCGTCGGCGGGCTGTCGGACAAGGTCGGGCGCCGGCCGATCCTGATCGCCTTCGGCATCCTCGGCACGCTGTTCACCGTGCCGATCCTCAGCACCTTGCACACCATCCAGACCTGGTGGGGCGCGTTCTTCCTGATCATGGCGGCGCTGATCATTGTCAGCGGCTACACCTCGATCAACGCGGTGGTCAAAGCCGAACTGTTCCCCACTGAAATCCGCGCCCTGGGCGTCGGCCTGCCGTACGCGCTGACCGTGTCGATCTTCGGCGGTACCGCTGAATACATCGCGTTGTGGTTCAAGAGCATCGGGATGGAAACCGGATACTACTGGTACGTGACCGCGTGTATCGCGGTGTCGCTGGTGGTCTATGTGACCATGAAGGACACCCGCAAGCACTCGCGGATTACGACGGACTAA
- a CDS encoding sigma-54-dependent transcriptional regulator: MLNTVIVVDDEASIRTAVEQWLSLSGFDVQLFSRAEACLAQLPRDFAGVILSDVRMPGLSGLELLAEVQRRDADLPVILLTGHGDVPMAVEAMRDGAYDFLEKPFSPDALLNSLRRALDKRSLILENRRLHQQAGQRAQLESSLLGMSRALQNLRRQVLDLAALPVNVLIRGETGSGKELVARCLHDFGPRAKKPFVALNCAAIPEQLFEAELFGHESGAFTGAQGKRVGKLEYAHGGTLFLDEIESMPLAQQVKLLRVLQEQKLERLGSNQSIHVDLRIIAATKPDLLEEARAGRFREDLAYRLNVAQLRLPPLRERREDIPLLYEHFAHSAAERLGRTVEPLGGAQLGRLLSHDWPGNVRELANVAERQVLGLGEPEPEGIEAGQSLAAQQEAFEAQCLKAALTRHKGDIKAVLAELQLPRRTFNEKMQRHGLTREAFL; this comes from the coding sequence ATGTTGAACACCGTAATTGTGGTCGATGACGAAGCCAGCATTCGCACGGCCGTGGAGCAATGGTTGAGCCTGTCAGGCTTCGACGTGCAGTTGTTCAGCCGCGCCGAGGCATGCCTGGCGCAACTGCCCAGGGACTTCGCCGGGGTGATCCTGAGCGATGTGCGCATGCCAGGGCTCAGTGGTCTGGAGTTGCTGGCCGAAGTGCAACGACGCGATGCGGACTTGCCGGTGATCCTGCTCACCGGTCACGGTGATGTGCCGATGGCTGTCGAGGCGATGCGCGACGGTGCCTACGACTTCCTCGAAAAGCCCTTCAGCCCCGATGCCCTGCTCAACAGCCTGCGTCGCGCCCTGGACAAACGCAGCTTGATCCTGGAGAACCGCCGTCTGCATCAGCAGGCCGGCCAGCGGGCACAGTTGGAGTCGAGCTTGCTGGGCATGTCGCGCGCGCTGCAGAACCTGCGCCGCCAGGTGCTGGACCTGGCGGCCCTGCCGGTCAATGTGCTGATCCGCGGCGAAACCGGCAGCGGCAAGGAACTGGTCGCCCGTTGCCTGCATGATTTTGGGCCGAGGGCAAAAAAGCCCTTTGTGGCGCTCAACTGCGCGGCGATTCCCGAGCAACTGTTCGAGGCCGAACTGTTCGGGCATGAAAGCGGAGCCTTTACCGGGGCCCAGGGCAAGCGCGTCGGCAAACTGGAGTATGCCCATGGTGGCACCCTGTTCCTCGATGAAATCGAGAGCATGCCCCTGGCCCAGCAGGTCAAGCTGCTGCGGGTGTTGCAGGAGCAGAAACTTGAGCGCCTGGGTTCCAACCAGAGCATCCACGTGGATCTGCGCATCATCGCCGCGACCAAGCCCGACCTGCTGGAAGAGGCCCGCGCCGGGCGCTTTCGTGAAGATCTGGCGTATCGCCTGAACGTTGCGCAACTGCGCCTGCCTCCGCTGCGCGAACGCCGTGAAGATATTCCTCTGCTCTACGAGCACTTTGCGCACAGCGCCGCCGAGCGCCTCGGCCGCACGGTCGAACCACTCGGCGGTGCGCAGCTGGGTCGTCTGCTCAGCCATGACTGGCCGGGCAATGTTCGCGAGCTGGCCAACGTCGCCGAACGTCAGGTACTGGGGTTGGGCGAACCGGAGCCGGAAGGTATCGAGGCCGGGCAATCCCTGGCGGCGCAGCAGGAAGCATTCGAAGCACAGTGCCTGAAAGCCGCGCTGACGCGGCACAAGGGCGATATCAAGGCGGTTCTGGCCGAACTGCAACTGCCTCGGCGAACCTTCAACGAAAAGATGCAGCGCCACGGCTTGACCCGAGAAGCGTTCCTCTGA
- a CDS encoding ATP-binding protein yields MIAIPRPLRLTFYSLLIIAGAVLAAALATRHAERQALVDDAARANQQLALYANSLHTLIERYRALPAVLALDSEMINALKGPLDAATQDLLNRKLERINNAAQSSTLELMDHTGLAVAASNWNLPSSYVGHNYAFRPYFSQTRSQGTGRFYAVGVTTGIPGYFLSSAVLDEHEQFLGAMVVKLEFPELEREWAQGDDLLLVSDARGIVFIANQPGWRYRNLRPLSDSDLAELKATRQYDKKQLQPLESQPLQRFDENSHLMHVSGPDGSADYIWESLPLKAEGWTLHLLRKPQLAFEDQRNAGLAAAGSWLALVFLVLFLTQRWRLARLRQRSREELERLVEERTQALRTAQDGLVQSAKLAALGQMSAALAHEINQPLTAQRMQLATLRLLLDHGRVDDAYKALTPLDDMLTRMAALTGHLKTFARKSPSGLRERLDLATVVDQSLQLLDARLRDEGIGTVLDLTRPAWVRGDAIRLEQVLINLLRNALDAMADKPRKRLEIRLHADQQLWQLTVSDSGGGIAEEHLNNVFDPFFTTKPVGDGLGLGLAVSYAIVHELGGRLSAGNRGDGAVFTLTLPIALEAAEPC; encoded by the coding sequence ATGATCGCGATCCCTCGCCCCCTGCGCCTGACGTTCTATTCCCTGCTGATCATCGCCGGTGCGGTGCTGGCCGCGGCCCTGGCCACGCGGCATGCCGAGCGCCAGGCACTGGTGGACGATGCCGCCCGCGCCAATCAGCAACTGGCGTTGTATGCCAACTCCCTGCATACCCTGATCGAACGCTACCGCGCCCTGCCCGCCGTACTGGCGCTGGACTCGGAAATGATCAACGCACTCAAGGGCCCGCTGGACGCCGCCACCCAGGACCTGCTCAACCGAAAGCTGGAACGCATCAACAACGCCGCGCAGTCATCCACCCTGGAGCTGATGGACCACACCGGCCTGGCCGTGGCGGCCAGTAACTGGAACCTGCCGAGCAGTTATGTGGGTCACAACTACGCGTTCCGACCTTATTTCAGCCAGACCCGCAGCCAGGGCACCGGACGCTTCTACGCGGTGGGGGTGACGACGGGGATTCCCGGCTACTTCCTCTCCAGCGCGGTGCTGGATGAACACGAGCAGTTCCTTGGCGCCATGGTGGTCAAGCTGGAATTCCCCGAGCTTGAGCGCGAATGGGCCCAGGGCGACGATCTGCTGCTGGTCAGCGACGCGCGCGGCATCGTGTTTATCGCCAACCAGCCGGGCTGGCGCTACCGCAACCTGCGACCGCTGTCGGACAGCGACCTTGCCGAACTCAAGGCCACCCGCCAATACGACAAAAAGCAACTGCAGCCGCTCGAAAGCCAGCCGCTGCAACGCTTCGATGAAAACAGTCACCTGATGCACGTAAGCGGCCCCGATGGCAGCGCCGATTACATCTGGGAATCCCTGCCGCTGAAGGCCGAAGGCTGGACCCTGCACCTGTTACGCAAACCGCAGCTCGCGTTCGAGGATCAACGCAATGCCGGGCTGGCCGCCGCCGGGTCGTGGCTGGCGCTGGTGTTCCTGGTGCTGTTCCTGACCCAGCGTTGGCGTCTGGCCCGCCTGCGCCAGCGCAGCCGCGAAGAGCTGGAGCGCCTGGTGGAAGAGCGTACCCAGGCCCTGCGCACCGCCCAGGACGGCCTGGTGCAGTCCGCCAAGCTGGCGGCCCTGGGGCAGATGTCGGCGGCTCTCGCTCATGAAATCAACCAGCCGTTGACGGCCCAGCGCATGCAACTGGCCACCCTGCGCCTGCTGCTCGACCATGGTCGCGTGGATGACGCCTACAAGGCGCTCACGCCGCTGGACGATATGCTCACGCGCATGGCCGCGCTGACCGGCCATCTCAAGACCTTCGCGCGCAAAAGCCCCAGCGGCCTGCGCGAACGCCTGGACCTGGCCACCGTGGTCGATCAATCCCTGCAGTTGCTCGACGCGCGCCTGCGCGATGAAGGCATCGGCACCGTGCTGGACCTGACTCGGCCCGCCTGGGTGCGCGGCGATGCGATTCGCTTGGAACAAGTGCTGATCAACCTGCTGCGCAACGCGCTCGACGCCATGGCCGATAAGCCGCGCAAGCGTCTGGAAATCCGCTTGCACGCCGACCAGCAGCTGTGGCAACTGACGGTCAGCGACAGCGGCGGCGGTATTGCCGAAGAGCATCTGAACAATGTATTCGACCCGTTCTTCACCACCAAACCGGTGGGCGACGGGCTGGGCCTGGGGCTGGCAGTGTCCTACGCCATCGTGCACGAACTCGGCGGGCGCCTGAGCGCCGGCAACCGAGGCGATGGCGCGGTGTTCACCCTCACCCTGCCGATCGCACTGGAGGCCGCCGAGCCATGTTGA
- a CDS encoding fumarate hydratase — MTVIKQDDLIQSVADALQFISYYHPVDFIQAMHEAYLREESPAARDSIAQILINSRMCATGHRPICQDTGIVTVFVRVGMDVRWDGATMGLDDMINEGVRRAYNLPENVLRASILADPAGARKNTKDNTPAVIHYSIVPGNTVEVDVAAKGGGSENKSKMAMLNPSDSIVDWVLKTVPTMGAGWCPPGMLGIGIGGTAEKAAVMAKEVLMESIDIHELKKRGPQNRIEEMRLELFEKVNQLGIGAQGLGGLTTVLDVKIMDYPTHAASLPVCMIPNCAATRHAHFVLDGSGPASLEAPPLDAYPEIVWEAGPSARRVNLDTLTPEEVQSWKPGETVLLNGKMLTGRDAAHKRMVEMLNKGETLPVDLKGRFIYYVGPVDPVREEVVGPAGPTTATRMDKFTRQILEQTGLLGMIGKSERGPTAIDAIKDHKAVYLMAVGGAAYLVAQAIKKSRVVAFAELGMEAIYEFDVKDMPVTVAVDSQGESVHITGPAIWQKKISDSLAVEVQ, encoded by the coding sequence ATGACCGTGATCAAGCAAGACGACCTGATTCAGAGCGTTGCCGACGCCCTGCAATTCATTTCCTACTACCATCCCGTGGATTTCATCCAGGCCATGCACGAAGCCTACCTGCGCGAAGAATCGCCGGCGGCCCGTGACTCCATCGCCCAGATCCTGATCAACTCGCGCATGTGCGCCACCGGCCATCGCCCGATCTGCCAGGACACCGGTATCGTCACCGTGTTCGTGCGCGTGGGCATGGACGTGCGTTGGGACGGTGCCACCATGGGCCTGGACGACATGATCAACGAGGGCGTGCGTCGCGCCTACAACCTGCCGGAAAACGTCCTGCGCGCCTCCATCCTGGCCGACCCGGCCGGTGCGCGTAAAAACACCAAGGACAACACCCCGGCCGTGATCCACTACTCCATCGTCCCGGGTAACACCGTGGAAGTGGATGTGGCCGCCAAAGGCGGCGGCTCCGAGAACAAGTCGAAAATGGCCATGCTCAACCCGTCCGACTCGATCGTTGACTGGGTGCTCAAGACCGTTCCGACCATGGGTGCCGGCTGGTGCCCGCCGGGCATGCTCGGCATCGGCATCGGCGGCACCGCCGAGAAAGCCGCGGTGATGGCCAAGGAAGTGTTGATGGAATCCATCGACATCCACGAGCTGAAAAAGCGCGGCCCGCAGAACCGTATCGAAGAAATGCGTCTGGAGCTGTTCGAGAAGGTCAACCAACTGGGCATCGGCGCTCAGGGCCTGGGTGGCCTGACTACCGTGCTCGACGTGAAGATCATGGATTACCCGACGCACGCGGCCTCGCTGCCGGTGTGCATGATCCCCAACTGCGCCGCCACCCGTCACGCGCACTTCGTGCTCGATGGTTCCGGCCCGGCGTCGCTGGAAGCGCCACCGTTGGACGCTTATCCGGAAATCGTCTGGGAGGCCGGCCCTTCGGCCCGTCGCGTCAACCTCGACACCCTGACCCCGGAAGAAGTGCAGAGCTGGAAGCCGGGCGAGACCGTATTGCTCAACGGCAAAATGCTCACCGGTCGCGATGCGGCGCATAAGCGCATGGTCGAGATGCTGAACAAGGGCGAAACCCTGCCGGTGGACCTCAAGGGTCGCTTCATCTACTACGTCGGCCCGGTTGATCCGGTGCGCGAAGAAGTGGTTGGCCCAGCCGGTCCGACCACTGCGACGCGGATGGACAAGTTCACCCGTCAGATCCTCGAGCAGACCGGCCTGCTGGGCATGATCGGTAAGTCCGAACGCGGCCCGACCGCCATCGACGCGATCAAGGACCACAAGGCCGTGTACCTGATGGCCGTCGGCGGCGCCGCGTACCTGGTCGCCCAAGCCATCAAGAAATCCCGCGTGGTGGCCTTCGCCGAACTGGGCATGGAAGCGATCTACGAGTTCGACGTCAAAGACATGCCGGTTACCGTGGCGGTCGACAGCCAGGGCGAATCCGTGCATATCACCGGCCCTGCCATCTGGCAGAAAAAGATCAGTGACAGCCTGGCGGTAGAAGTGCAATAA